Proteins from a genomic interval of Alosa alosa isolate M-15738 ecotype Scorff River chromosome 8, AALO_Geno_1.1, whole genome shotgun sequence:
- the znf513a gene encoding zinc finger protein 513a isoform X3, translating to MESDTEEPRSERDALTTSAANASASTTPSSESAFPSYLACRACGRLSEDPLGTGLDLVGPYCLHCCKAGSLGVREGPGGYRRAAGGPAASRSEAAAEGLMDREGLGLVAGDDGSLLKLHSCHLCGFSSRYANHVKRHMKTHNGEKPYRCPLCTYASAQLVNLQRHLRIHTGEKPYKCQSCTFACSSLGNLKRHQRMHSATGGATVTAGMVAPPASSSAAAAAAAAPSPGGQQQGGGGRVTGGPRRSAVSGGHSLRRPLRSHRARREAARTSNNEMVSRNDLAHLPVGGGDGGFLQAFDGPRAEPQQHHQHQRPPDLHSPPPRPPPPPVPPQQPQPPASLPPLLFPFTCRLCGVALDDEDGSSAQICARCTLELLTKDSSGPGERSGGASERVYTCAACPFLTHYPNHLARHMKTHSGEKPYKCPQCDYASAHFDNLKRHHRVHTGEKPYKCHLCEYACGNLANLKRHQRVHSGAKPFQCALCSYSCNQSMNLKRHMLRHTGEKPHKCQECGYTTGHWDNYKRHQKKHGLAADGWVKVQLPGGEEGEEDEEEEEEMMVEEEEGEVV from the exons ATGGAGAGCGACACCGAAGAGCCTCGCAGCGAACGTGACGCACTCACCACCTCCGCCGCCAACGCATCTGCCTCCACGACCCCCTCCTCCGAGTCGGCCTTCCCCTCCTACCTGGCCTGCAGGGCCTGCGGACGGCTGTCGGAGGACCCCTTAGGGACCGGCCTGGACCTTGTGGGCCCCTACTGCCTACACTGCTGCAAGGCTGGGAGCCTGGGAGTAAGAGAGGGGCCCGGGGGTTACCGGAGGGCCGCTGGGGGTCCCGCCGCCTCGAGGTCGGAGGCGGCAGCGGAAGGGCtgatggacagagaggggcTGGGGTTGGTCGCCGGCGACGACGGCTCGCTGCTGAAGCTGCACTCGTGCCACCTGTGCGGCTTCTCGTCGCGCTACGCCAACCACGTCAAGCGGCACATGAAGACGCACAACGGCGAGAAGCCGTACCGCTGCCCGCTGTGCACGTACGCCTCGGCACAGCTGGTCAATTTGCAGCGGCACCTGCGCATCCACACCGGCGAAAAGCCCTACAAGTGCCAGAGCTGCACCTTTGCCTGCAGCTCCCTCGGCAACCTCAAGAGGCACCAGCGTATGCACTCCGCCACTGGGGGTGCCACAGTCACCGCTGGCATGGTCGCGCCACCTGCTTcttcttctgctgctgctgctgctgctgctgcacccaGCCCTGGAGGGCAGCAGCAGGGAGGGGGCGGCCGAGTCACCGGTGGCCCACGGAGGAGTGCCGTCAGTGGGGGACACAGTCTCCGGAGGCCCCTTAGGAGCCACAGAGCCAGGAGGGAGGCAGCTAGGACGAGTAATAATG AAATGGTGTCCCGAAATGACTTGGCTCATCTACCTGTGGGTGGAGGCGATGGCGGTTTCCTACAGGCTTTTGATGGCCCCAGAGCAGAACCCCAgcaacaccaccagcaccagcgtCCGCCTgatctccactctcctcctcctcgtcctcctcctccgcccgtTCCCCCTCAACAGCCTCAGCCTCCCGCCTCcctgccccctctcctcttccccttcaCCTGCCGCCTGTGCGGCGTCGCCCTGGACGACGAGGACGGTTCCTCGGCCCAGATCTGCGCCCGCTGCACCCTCGAGCTCCTCACCAAGGACTCGAGCGGGCCGGGCGAACGGTCCGGCGGCGCCAGCGAGCGGGTGTACACGTGCGCGGCGTGCCCCTTCCTCACGCACTACCCCAACCACCTGGCGCGACACATGAAGACGCACAGCGGCGAGAAGCCGTACAAGTGTCCGCAGTGCGACTACGCCTCGGCGCACTTCGACAACCTCAAGCGGCACCACCGCGTGCACACGGGCGAGAAGCCCTACAAGTGCCACCTGTGCGAGTACGCCTGCGGCAACCTGGCCAACCTCAAGCGGCACCAGCGCGTGCACTCGGGCGCCAAGCCCTTCCAGTGCGCACTGTGCAGCTACAGCTGCAACCAGAGCATGAACCTCAAGCGCCACATGCTGCGCCACACCGGCGAGAAGCCGCACAAGTGCCAGGAGTGCGGCTACACTACGGGCCACTGGGACAACTACAAGCGGCACCAGAAGAAGCACGGGCTGGCCGCCGACGGCTGGGTCAAGGTGCAGCTGCCCGGGGGCGAGGAAGgcgaggaggacgaggaagaggaggaggagatgatggtcgaggaagaggaaggggag GTGGTGTAG